A window of Bos taurus isolate L1 Dominette 01449 registration number 42190680 breed Hereford chromosome 8, ARS-UCD2.0, whole genome shotgun sequence contains these coding sequences:
- the PPP3R2 gene encoding calcineurin subunit B type 2: MGNEASYPAEICSHFDEDEIKRLRKRFKKLDLDSSSALSVKEFTSMPELQENPLVQRVIDVFDTDGDGQVDFREFILGTSQFSVRGDEEQKLRFAFSIYDMDKDGYISNGELFQVLKMMVGDNLKDWQLQQLVDKTIILLDKDGDGKISFQEFSAVVRSLEIHKHLVTIV; the protein is encoded by the coding sequence aTGGGAAATGAGGCCAGTTACCCGGCGGAGATATGCTCGCACTTCGACgaagatgaaattaaaaggctgCGCAAGCGTTTTAAGAAGCTGGACTTGGACAGTTCCAGCGCTCTGAGCGTCAAAGAGTTCACGTCCATGCCAGAGCTGCAGGAGAACCCGCTGGTGCAGCGGGTGATAGACGTCTTCGACACCGACGGCGACGGACAGGTGGACTTCCGGGAATTCATCCTGGGGACCTCCCAGTTCAGCGTCCGGGGAGATGAGGAGCAGAAGCTGAGGTTTGCTTTCAGCATCTACGACATGGACAAAGACGGCTACATTTCCAACGGGGAGCTCTTCCAGGTGCTGAAGATGATGGTAGGCGACAACCTGAAAGACTGGCAGTTACAGCAGCTGGTGGACAAAACCATCATCCTCCTGGACAAAGACGGGGACGGGAAAATCTCCTTCCAGGAATTCAGTGCTGTGGTCAGAAGCCTGGAGATCCACAAGCACTTGGTGACCATTGTGTGA